The sequence AGGGCGTCCACTACTACCGCGACGCCGACGAGGCGACGTCGGTGCCGGGGCTCATGCACGTCCGGTTCGGCGAGTACCACGTCTCCGACATCGAGTTCGTCGCCGCCTTCGACGTCGACGCCAAGAAGGTCGGCCGGGATCTCTCCGAGGCCATCGTGGCCAGCGAGAACAACACGATCACGATCTGCGACGTCCCGCCGCTCGGCGTGCAGGTGCAGCGCGGCACCACCCTCGACGGCCTCGGCAAGTACTACCGCGAGACGATCGAGGAGTCCGACGAGCAGCCGGTCGACGTCGTCGCGGCGCTGCGCGAGTCCGGCGCCGACGTCCTCGTCTGCTACCTGCCCGTGGGCTCGCAGGAGGCCGCCGAGTTCTACGCCCAGGCGGCGCTGGACGCCGGTGTGGGTTTCGTCAACGCGCTGCCGGTCTTCATCGCCGGCACCCAGGAGTGGGCGGACAAGTTCACCGCCGCCGGGGTGCCGATCGTCGGTGACGACATCAAGAGCCAGGTCGGCGCCACCATCACGCACCGGGTGCTGGCCAAGCTGTTCGAGGACCGCGGCGTGCAGCTCGACCGCACCATGCAGCTGAACGTCGGCGGCAACATGGACTTCAAGAACATGCTCGAGCGCGAGCGCCTGGAGTCCAAGAAGATCTCCAAGACCCAGGCCGTCACCAGCCAGGTCGACCGCGACATGGGCCAGGGCAACGTGCACATCGGCCCGTCGGACCACGTGCCGTGGCTGTCGGACCGCAAGTGGGCCTACGTGCGCCTCGAGGGCCGCGCGTTCGGCGACGTCCCGCTGAACCTGGAGTACAAGCTCGAGGTCTGGGACTCCCCGAACTCGGCCGGCATCATCATCGACGCCGTCCGCGCCGCGAAGATCGCCAAGGACCGCGGCATCGGCGGCCCGATCCTGTCGGCGTCGTCCTACTTCATGAAGTCCCCGCCGGTGCAGTACCGCGACAGCGAGGCCCGCGACCTCGTCGAGGCCTTCATCCGGGGAGACGTCGAGCGCTGAGGGGGGCCTCCCACACCTCGCCCGGGCCCGCATCTCCTCGGGGGATGCGGGCCCTGCGCGTTCCTGCCGGGGTTCGGGTGGCTGCCCTGCAGGGACCCGCCGCGAGCCTGCGAGTGGCGGGGGCAGGGCGGTCCTTTCACTACGCTTCGGCCATGCGTGCCCGCCGCCAGCTCGTCCCCCGGGCCGGCGCGGCCGGGCTCGCCGCGCTGCTGCTCGCCGGCTGCACCGGCGCCGAGCGGCAGCCCGGAGAGCCGATCACCGAGGACGACGCAGCCGTGCTCGCCGAGCTGCTGCACCGCAACCACGAGGAGGGCGGTGCGGACTTCGTCGTCACCGTGCCCTTCTCCGACGACGCGGTCCTCACCCTCACCGGGGAGATCGACTTCCGCCGCGCGGTCGGGCAGGCCCAGGCGGTGACCGTGGTCGACGGCGAGGACCGCGACACCCGCACCCTGTTCTTCGACCGCGACGCCCTGTGGTCCGGTGACTCCCCCGGTCTCCCGGAGGCCCTGACGGCCGACGGCGCCCCCGCGGCGAGCTACCTCCGCCGGCCGCTGCCGACGGACTCACGGGCGGTCGAGCTGATCGACGTCGTCGTCCAGGTGCTGCAGAACCTCTCCGCGGAGGCCCCCGACGACCCCGGGGCGTTCCTCGACGGCCCGTACCGGTGGCACGGCGAGCAGGCGATCGACGGGCAGCCGACCACGGTCTACCGGCTGCGGGACGGGCGCACGGTCGCGGTCGCCGACTCCGACGAGACGCTGGTGCAGTTCCGGACGCCGCTGCCCGACGGAAGCGCCGAGCTGACGGTCACCCTGGCCGACCACGGCACCCGCAGGCTGGCGCTGCCCGCCGAGGACGAGACGGCGGCGGCCGAGGACCACCCGGAGATCGCCGAGGCGTACGGGGTCTGAGGGCGGGGGAACCTCACCCGCCG is a genomic window of Blastococcus sp. HT6-30 containing:
- a CDS encoding inositol-3-phosphate synthase, which codes for MGSVKVAIVGVGNCAASLVQGVHYYRDADEATSVPGLMHVRFGEYHVSDIEFVAAFDVDAKKVGRDLSEAIVASENNTITICDVPPLGVQVQRGTTLDGLGKYYRETIEESDEQPVDVVAALRESGADVLVCYLPVGSQEAAEFYAQAALDAGVGFVNALPVFIAGTQEWADKFTAAGVPIVGDDIKSQVGATITHRVLAKLFEDRGVQLDRTMQLNVGGNMDFKNMLERERLESKKISKTQAVTSQVDRDMGQGNVHIGPSDHVPWLSDRKWAYVRLEGRAFGDVPLNLEYKLEVWDSPNSAGIIIDAVRAAKIAKDRGIGGPILSASSYFMKSPPVQYRDSEARDLVEAFIRGDVER